One Pseudodesulfovibrio cashew DNA window includes the following coding sequences:
- a CDS encoding energy-coupling factor ABC transporter ATP-binding protein, translating to MNKPLISLEKVRQIYNGRTVLSIDHLDINKGEIIGLAGPNGSGKSTLLKILAFLNAPTEGTVSFMGSPTSTHPGAVHRQVTLLVQEPFLLKRSVHANVAYGLRVRRKSDITTKVHNALVEVGLDPESFSPRQWFELSGGEAQRVALAARLVLKPSVLLMDEPTASLDIRSAELTRKAALRARDKNGTCLVIASHDLPWLDQVSDKTIHLENGIITNIT from the coding sequence ATGAATAAACCGCTCATCTCCCTGGAAAAGGTGCGGCAGATTTATAACGGACGTACCGTCCTCTCAATCGACCATCTCGACATCAACAAGGGCGAGATTATCGGCCTGGCCGGGCCCAACGGCTCCGGCAAATCCACCCTGCTCAAGATTTTGGCGTTCCTCAACGCTCCCACGGAAGGTACGGTCTCCTTCATGGGTTCGCCCACGTCCACACACCCTGGCGCAGTCCATCGCCAGGTGACTCTGCTGGTTCAGGAACCCTTTTTGCTCAAACGCTCGGTCCATGCCAACGTCGCCTACGGACTCCGGGTGAGAAGAAAATCAGACATCACCACCAAGGTGCACAACGCCCTCGTGGAGGTCGGCCTGGACCCTGAGTCGTTTTCTCCCCGGCAGTGGTTCGAACTGTCCGGCGGTGAAGCCCAGCGTGTGGCCCTGGCAGCCCGCCTGGTGCTCAAGCCGAGCGTCCTGCTCATGGATGAACCCACAGCCAGCCTCGACATCAGATCCGCCGAACTGACACGCAAGGCAGCATTGCGTGCCAGGGACAAAAACGGCACCTGCCTGGTCATCGCCAGCCATGACCTGCCCTGGCTCGACCAGGTGAGCGACAAGACCATCCACTTGGAAAACGGCATCATCACGAACATAACCTAA
- a CDS encoding ABC transporter permease — MDYLLQGFLQGFVLLFSGDPETYSAIWATVGASSLSMFCSLAIGVPLGFCLGHYSFPGKKIVRTGVDTLLSFPTVVIGLLVYAFLTRHGPLGGTGLLFSLAGIAIGQTLLGLPIIVAMTANAVDGLDKRLPMTLITLGASPKQILWATVMEARFSIMLAAMAAYGRIVSEVGISMLVGGNIKWHTRTITTAIALETGKGEFAVGIALGMVLLTVALVVNVAATGLKKKAVK; from the coding sequence ATGGATTATCTGCTTCAAGGTTTTCTTCAAGGCTTCGTGCTCCTGTTCAGTGGAGACCCGGAGACCTATTCGGCTATCTGGGCAACGGTGGGAGCATCCTCTCTCTCCATGTTCTGCAGCCTCGCCATAGGCGTCCCCCTCGGCTTTTGCCTCGGCCACTATTCCTTCCCCGGTAAAAAGATCGTCCGCACCGGCGTGGACACTCTGCTATCCTTTCCCACAGTGGTCATCGGTCTGCTTGTCTACGCCTTCCTGACCCGCCACGGCCCCTTAGGCGGCACAGGGCTCCTCTTTTCCCTGGCCGGCATAGCCATAGGCCAAACCCTGCTCGGCCTGCCGATCATCGTCGCCATGACTGCCAATGCAGTGGATGGTTTGGACAAACGGCTGCCCATGACCCTCATCACTCTGGGGGCCAGCCCCAAACAGATCCTCTGGGCTACGGTCATGGAAGCGCGATTTTCCATCATGCTTGCGGCCATGGCCGCTTACGGGCGCATCGTTTCCGAGGTTGGTATTTCCATGCTTGTGGGTGGCAACATCAAGTGGCACACGCGCACCATCACTACTGCCATCGCCCTGGAGACCGGCAAGGGAGAGTTCGCCGTGGGCATCGCCCTTGGCATGGTCCTGCTTACAGTCGCCCTGGTGGTCAACGTTGCCGCCACTGGGTTGAAGAAAAAGGCGGTCAAATGA
- a CDS encoding substrate-binding domain-containing protein, which produces MKRIMTIVLAAMLTLALALPAMANKTLMMATTTSTANTGLLDELIVPLFLKDTGIEIKFVAVGTGKALKMAENCDVDVVLVHAPGAEKVYMDKGVLVDRKELMYNDFVIIGPASDPAGVKGMSVTDALKTIEAKKAVFASRGDNSGTNKKEISLWKSAGMAVPEKQEWYIQTGQGMLPTINVANEKSGYTMTDRGTYIKYSHNHEGNPPLKVLVEGDKVLFNQYSGLAVNTKHCKDAQYEMATQFIDWMASPATQKAIGEFKLLGQKLFIPNAK; this is translated from the coding sequence ATGAAACGCATCATGACCATCGTGCTTGCTGCCATGCTGACGCTCGCGCTCGCGCTGCCCGCCATGGCAAACAAGACGCTGATGATGGCCACCACCACATCGACCGCCAACACCGGTCTGCTGGACGAACTGATCGTACCGCTCTTCCTTAAGGATACGGGCATCGAGATCAAATTCGTGGCAGTGGGAACCGGCAAGGCCCTGAAAATGGCTGAAAACTGCGACGTGGACGTCGTGCTCGTGCACGCTCCCGGCGCCGAGAAAGTATACATGGACAAAGGCGTCCTCGTGGACCGCAAGGAGCTGATGTATAATGACTTCGTCATCATCGGTCCCGCTTCCGACCCCGCCGGCGTCAAAGGCATGTCCGTCACCGACGCCCTGAAGACCATCGAGGCCAAGAAGGCCGTCTTCGCCAGCCGCGGCGACAACTCCGGCACCAACAAAAAGGAAATCTCCCTGTGGAAGTCCGCCGGCATGGCGGTCCCCGAAAAGCAGGAATGGTACATCCAGACCGGCCAGGGAATGCTCCCGACCATCAACGTCGCCAACGAGAAGTCCGGTTACACCATGACCGACCGCGGCACCTACATCAAGTACTCCCACAACCACGAGGGCAATCCCCCGCTGAAGGTTCTGGTGGAAGGCGACAAGGTGCTGTTCAACCAGTACTCCGGCCTGGCCGTGAACACCAAGCACTGCAAGGACGCCCAGTACGAGATGGCCACCCAGTTCATCGACTGGATGGCTTCCCCGGCCACCCAGAAGGCCATCGGCGAATTCAAGCTTCTCGGACAGAAGCTTTTTATTCCCAACGCAAAATAA
- a CDS encoding winged helix-turn-helix domain-containing protein, with product MAKSDQATLRLRVWIEQENDLYIGIGSTLLLQHIEKLGSLRKAAEALGMSYRRAWGKLKSAEERIGQPLVEKTKGQGQRFNLSPFGKELMEKFLEFYLDVENYAIEKASDILEMQVGKSGEFYRDDKE from the coding sequence ATGGCAAAATCTGATCAAGCAACCTTACGTCTGCGAGTCTGGATCGAACAGGAAAACGATCTTTACATCGGAATAGGCTCGACCTTGCTGCTCCAGCACATCGAGAAACTCGGCTCCCTCCGCAAGGCGGCGGAAGCTCTGGGCATGTCCTATCGCCGTGCCTGGGGCAAGCTGAAAAGTGCTGAAGAGCGCATCGGACAACCGTTGGTGGAAAAGACAAAAGGACAGGGCCAGCGTTTCAACCTGTCTCCTTTTGGCAAGGAACTGATGGAAAAATTTCTTGAATTCTATCTTGACGTGGAAAACTACGCTATCGAAAAGGCATCCGACATCTTGGAGATGCAGGTAGGAAAATCGGGAGAATTCTACCGCGACGACAAGGAATAG
- a CDS encoding HesA/MoeB/ThiF family protein: MPLADSIRTHAVDQDLPSGGHGQVLGLSAVMAIGNEHGVKGHVVEAKALSLGIHPARYLRNQLIIDIQHQAKLLESTIAQVGLGGLGGTLLEVFLRTGIGTIRGADGDTFEATNLNRQALSSPAALDRPKAEVAAERAEQLNPSVSFEAKNEFLDARTLPDFLDGADLAVDALGGLKTRPALQQAAADAGIPLVTGALAGWTGYVAVVMPGHEGPADIMGTDNGAEEKLGCPAPAVTFFAALMAAEAVKLLTTGQSELTSAMLIADLKTLSFDRILL, translated from the coding sequence GTGCCGCTGGCCGACTCCATTCGAACGCATGCAGTAGACCAGGACCTGCCGTCCGGAGGACATGGACAGGTCCTAGGTCTTTCTGCGGTCATGGCCATCGGAAACGAGCATGGCGTAAAAGGGCATGTGGTCGAAGCAAAAGCCCTGTCTCTGGGCATTCATCCTGCCCGATATCTTAGAAACCAACTGATCATTGACATACAACACCAAGCAAAGCTGCTTGAATCGACCATTGCCCAGGTAGGCCTGGGTGGCCTGGGAGGAACCCTGCTGGAGGTCTTCCTGCGCACGGGCATTGGAACCATTCGAGGTGCGGACGGTGACACGTTCGAGGCTACCAACCTGAACCGGCAGGCTCTGAGTTCTCCGGCAGCGCTGGATAGACCCAAAGCCGAGGTGGCCGCCGAACGGGCAGAACAACTCAACCCGTCGGTATCCTTTGAGGCGAAAAACGAATTCCTCGACGCCCGGACCCTCCCCGACTTTCTGGACGGGGCCGACCTGGCCGTGGACGCCCTCGGCGGACTGAAGACGCGCCCAGCGCTCCAGCAGGCCGCCGCAGACGCAGGCATCCCTCTGGTCACCGGCGCCCTGGCGGGCTGGACCGGTTATGTGGCAGTGGTCATGCCCGGACATGAAGGTCCGGCAGACATCATGGGGACCGACAACGGCGCGGAGGAAAAACTTGGATGCCCTGCTCCGGCGGTCACTTTTTTCGCTGCTCTTATGGCTGCCGAGGCAGTCAAACTGCTGACGACAGGCCAGTCCGAACTCACCTCAGCCATGCTAATCGCAGATCTAAAAACACTTTCCTTTGACCGTATTTTGCTTTAA
- a CDS encoding MoaD/ThiS family protein produces the protein MGIELKLFATLAPLLPENSADYPIEEGETIRSLMVKVGIPEKDVAIMFVNSLKVELDTEIKDKDRVGLFPAVGGG, from the coding sequence ATGGGTATTGAATTAAAACTCTTTGCGACTCTGGCCCCTCTCCTGCCTGAAAACAGTGCGGATTATCCCATTGAGGAAGGAGAGACCATCAGGTCGCTCATGGTCAAGGTCGGTATCCCCGAAAAGGATGTGGCGATCATGTTCGTCAATTCCCTCAAGGTGGAGCTGGACACCGAGATCAAGGACAAGGATCGCGTCGGGCTTTTCCCTGCCGTAGGCGGAGGCTAG
- a CDS encoding aldehyde ferredoxin oxidoreductase family protein has protein sequence MPKILRINTRTKEYAFEEVGPYANLGGRALTSRVINKEVPANCHPLSAENKLVFATGLLGGSTAANSGRLSVGTKSPLTEGIKESNSGGMFAHKMPKMGLLAIILEDKPEEGASFSNIVISDGTVEFKDASDIVGMDNYPAHEKLLAEYGDKLVCGMIGPAGETVRKTATIQFTDPYKRPARSAGRGGVGAVMGSKKIKAIILDPAVNNKVEAADAEAFKTARKTWVDILRGHPVTAEGLPGFGTSILVNIINEAGAMPTKNFRYGQVDHAADISGEKIEEVIKSRSGKPTEGCHTGCVIQCSQQYNDANGEYLTSGFEYETVWAFGANALIKDIDDIATMDRICDEKGMDTIEIGNTIAIAMDGGIIPWGDGKAAIELLKKVGSDDPMGMIIGNGVTFAGGAFGVERLPVVKNQSMPAYDPRAVKGVGVTYATTPMGADHTAGYGVCQNVLGVGGSIDGHVKDGNVELSKNLQVATAAIDSMGFCLFVAFAVLDSENGVQAMADLVQAYTGNTFTADDLVNLGVGALQDELDFNAKAGFTKLDDKLPRFFETDPLPPHNVVWDIDEDELQGAKV, from the coding sequence ATGCCTAAGATTCTCCGAATCAACACCCGTACTAAGGAGTACGCTTTTGAAGAGGTCGGTCCCTACGCCAATCTTGGCGGCCGAGCTCTGACATCGCGCGTCATCAACAAAGAAGTCCCGGCCAACTGCCATCCGCTTTCGGCCGAGAACAAACTCGTTTTCGCTACCGGCCTGCTGGGCGGCTCCACCGCTGCCAACTCCGGCCGTCTTTCCGTGGGAACGAAATCTCCGTTGACCGAAGGTATCAAGGAGTCCAACTCCGGTGGTATGTTCGCTCACAAGATGCCCAAGATGGGCCTGCTGGCCATCATCCTTGAAGACAAGCCCGAAGAAGGCGCGTCTTTCTCCAACATCGTCATTTCCGATGGCACCGTGGAATTCAAGGACGCCTCCGACATCGTCGGCATGGACAACTACCCCGCTCACGAGAAGCTGCTGGCCGAATACGGCGACAAGCTCGTCTGCGGTATGATCGGACCCGCTGGTGAGACCGTCCGCAAGACTGCCACCATCCAGTTCACCGATCCCTACAAGCGCCCCGCTCGCTCCGCCGGTCGCGGCGGCGTTGGTGCCGTCATGGGCTCCAAGAAGATCAAGGCCATCATCCTTGACCCCGCCGTCAACAACAAGGTCGAAGCCGCTGACGCAGAAGCCTTCAAGACCGCTCGCAAGACCTGGGTCGACATCCTGCGCGGCCACCCGGTCACCGCTGAAGGCCTGCCTGGATTCGGTACCTCCATCCTGGTTAACATCATCAACGAAGCCGGCGCCATGCCGACCAAGAACTTCCGCTACGGCCAGGTCGATCACGCCGCCGACATCTCCGGTGAAAAGATCGAGGAAGTCATCAAGTCCCGCAGCGGCAAGCCCACTGAAGGTTGTCACACCGGTTGCGTCATCCAGTGCTCCCAGCAGTACAACGATGCCAACGGTGAGTACCTCACCTCCGGCTTCGAGTACGAAACCGTGTGGGCCTTCGGCGCCAACGCCCTGATCAAGGACATTGACGACATCGCCACCATGGACCGTATCTGCGACGAAAAGGGCATGGATACCATCGAAATCGGTAACACCATCGCCATCGCCATGGACGGCGGCATCATCCCCTGGGGTGACGGCAAGGCCGCCATTGAGCTGCTCAAGAAAGTCGGCTCCGACGATCCCATGGGTATGATCATCGGTAACGGCGTCACCTTCGCTGGCGGCGCATTCGGCGTGGAACGCCTCCCCGTTGTTAAGAACCAGTCCATGCCCGCCTACGACCCGCGTGCGGTCAAGGGCGTCGGCGTCACCTACGCCACCACCCCCATGGGCGCTGACCACACCGCCGGTTACGGCGTCTGCCAGAACGTCCTGGGCGTCGGCGGCTCCATCGACGGTCACGTCAAGGACGGCAACGTCGAGCTCTCCAAGAACCTTCAGGTTGCCACCGCCGCCATCGACTCCATGGGCTTCTGCCTCTTCGTCGCCTTCGCCGTCCTCGACAGCGAAAACGGCGTGCAGGCCATGGCCGACCTGGTCCAGGCTTACACCGGCAACACCTTCACCGCGGACGACCTGGTCAACCTCGGCGTTGGTGCCCTGCAGGACGAACTGGACTTCAACGCCAAGGCCGGCTTCACCAAGCTGGATGACAAGCTGCCCCGCTTCTTCGAAACCGATCCCCTGCCGCCCCACAACGTGGTTTGGGACATCGACGAAGACGAACTCCAGGGCGCCAAGGTTTAA
- a CDS encoding ABC transporter substrate-binding protein, whose amino-acid sequence MKLSCKQFAIAWLLTLLLAVPAHAARTVTDQLGRTVSVPDSVSRVVVLQHQALDIMIQLGAQGTVVGVLEKWDKYLPGAAKCMSDIKAMPTPGGLSSVNMEALLALNPDLVIVTHYAPKDMIDQISAAGIPTVAISLFDAAYAEASKLNPDLKDAQEAYNKGLKDAVLLLGDIFEKQERAAKLMQTVEQSRSILKSHLGNIPEGERVRCYMARSNLHTYGRGKYTSVIMERAGGVNVAAKEVVGFKEVTMEDVLRWNPEVIFVQWRHRKAADQLIADPAWQQVDAVKNGQVHVCPEYVKPWGHALPESMALGELWMAKTLYPEKFKDVDLDAMVQSYYKEFYGIPFE is encoded by the coding sequence GTGAAATTATCTTGCAAACAGTTTGCGATTGCCTGGTTGCTGACCTTGCTGCTGGCCGTGCCCGCGCACGCCGCCCGTACCGTCACCGACCAATTGGGCAGGACCGTATCCGTTCCGGACAGCGTCAGCCGGGTAGTTGTCTTGCAACACCAGGCCCTGGACATCATGATCCAGCTTGGTGCCCAGGGCACGGTAGTGGGCGTACTCGAGAAGTGGGACAAGTATCTGCCCGGAGCAGCCAAGTGCATGAGCGACATCAAGGCGATGCCTACTCCCGGCGGCCTGAGTTCAGTGAACATGGAAGCACTCCTCGCCCTAAATCCCGATCTGGTCATCGTCACGCACTATGCCCCCAAGGATATGATCGATCAGATCAGCGCGGCGGGAATCCCCACAGTTGCCATTTCCCTTTTCGACGCCGCCTATGCAGAAGCTTCCAAGCTGAATCCCGATCTGAAGGATGCGCAGGAAGCCTACAACAAGGGGCTGAAGGACGCGGTGCTGCTGCTGGGCGACATCTTCGAAAAACAGGAGCGGGCGGCCAAATTGATGCAGACGGTGGAGCAGAGCCGTTCCATCCTCAAGTCCCACCTCGGCAATATTCCAGAAGGCGAGCGGGTGCGGTGCTACATGGCCAGGTCCAACCTGCACACCTATGGGCGTGGCAAGTACACCAGCGTAATCATGGAGCGCGCCGGAGGCGTCAACGTGGCCGCCAAGGAAGTGGTCGGATTCAAGGAAGTGACCATGGAGGACGTGCTGCGCTGGAATCCCGAGGTCATCTTCGTGCAATGGCGGCACCGCAAGGCCGCCGATCAACTGATCGCAGACCCTGCCTGGCAGCAGGTGGATGCCGTCAAGAACGGGCAAGTTCACGTTTGCCCCGAGTACGTCAAGCCGTGGGGGCACGCTCTGCCTGAGTCCATGGCCCTGGGCGAACTCTGGATGGCCAAGACGCTTTACCCCGAGAAGTTCAAGGATGTCGACCTCGACGCCATGGTGCAATCCTACTACAAGGAATTCTATGGCATTCCCTTCGAGTAG
- a CDS encoding FecCD family ABC transporter permease — translation MVAVFCLGLVWGRYPVHVADVWRILAHAAGLPVDDGLPGVLKAVVLQVRLPRVLAAMLIGGGLSVSGAAFQGLFRNPLVSPYVLGVASGAGFGAALGILLWESALLIQVSAFAFGMVAVGTAWVMSRLYRTSGTMIIILAGVVTGAFFQSLLSLVKYMADPDDKLPVIVYWLMGSLASVSMDDLLAVLPAMGICLLGLFLVRWKLNVLTLGDEEARALGVEAGRLRFGVVVAVTVLTACAVSISGIIGWVGLVVPHLARMVVGPDYRRLIPASLALGACYLVIIDGLARNLTATEIPLGILTATVGAPFFAVLLGRGRTGWA, via the coding sequence GTGGTCGCAGTGTTCTGCCTCGGCCTGGTTTGGGGACGCTATCCGGTCCATGTGGCCGATGTGTGGCGTATCCTGGCCCATGCGGCCGGATTGCCGGTTGATGACGGCCTCCCCGGAGTGTTGAAGGCCGTGGTTCTGCAGGTACGCCTGCCGCGCGTGCTGGCGGCCATGCTCATCGGCGGAGGACTGTCCGTGTCTGGCGCGGCCTTTCAGGGCTTGTTCCGCAATCCCCTCGTGTCGCCGTATGTTCTCGGCGTCGCCTCGGGTGCGGGTTTTGGCGCGGCCCTCGGCATACTGCTTTGGGAAAGCGCGCTGCTCATCCAGGTTTCCGCCTTCGCCTTCGGCATGGTCGCCGTGGGCACGGCGTGGGTGATGAGCCGTCTCTACAGGACCTCCGGCACCATGATCATCATTCTTGCCGGGGTGGTTACGGGCGCGTTCTTTCAGTCCCTGCTTTCCCTGGTCAAATACATGGCGGACCCGGACGACAAGCTGCCCGTCATCGTCTATTGGCTGATGGGCTCCCTGGCCTCGGTGAGCATGGACGACCTGCTGGCCGTGCTTCCCGCCATGGGGATCTGTTTGCTGGGATTGTTTCTGGTGCGCTGGAAACTCAACGTCCTGACCCTGGGGGATGAAGAGGCCCGCGCTCTTGGCGTTGAGGCCGGACGGCTGCGTTTCGGCGTGGTCGTGGCTGTGACGGTGCTGACCGCCTGCGCAGTCTCCATCAGCGGAATCATCGGCTGGGTGGGCCTCGTCGTGCCGCATCTGGCGAGGATGGTGGTGGGCCCGGACTACCGCCGACTTATACCCGCTTCCCTGGCCCTCGGCGCATGCTACCTGGTGATTATCGACGGCCTGGCCCGCAACCTGACTGCCACGGAGATACCGCTTGGCATTCTTACCGCCACGGTGGGCGCTCCGTTCTTCGCCGTGCTTCTGGGCAGGGGGAGGACCGGATGGGCCTGA
- a CDS encoding ABC transporter ATP-binding protein: MGLILRIEELGFAYDGKPPVWTDVNLSAHSGEVLSILGPNGTGKSTLLRCAAGLETPGNGRVFAGETEVSALSRREAARRIAFVPQMHTPIFSFSALDVVVMGRTAHLGAFSSPSGRDFRVAREALETMGAAHLADVSYDETSGGERQLILFARALAQEADILLLDEPTSHLDFGNQARTLALIRSLADRGLTVVMTTHFPDHAFGISERTCLLAGGRVRGSGLTREILTPEALTDLYGLGVDIHNLEGERIVCTAKGEAV, from the coding sequence ATGGGCCTGATCCTGCGCATCGAAGAGCTCGGTTTCGCCTATGACGGCAAGCCGCCGGTCTGGACGGACGTGAACTTGTCCGCTCACTCCGGCGAGGTTCTCTCCATTCTCGGTCCCAACGGAACGGGCAAGTCGACCCTGCTTCGCTGCGCTGCGGGGCTGGAGACGCCTGGAAACGGCAGGGTGTTCGCCGGAGAAACGGAGGTGTCGGCCCTGAGCAGGCGCGAGGCGGCCCGACGTATCGCCTTTGTGCCGCAGATGCATACGCCGATATTCTCCTTTAGCGCGCTCGACGTCGTGGTTATGGGGCGAACAGCCCATCTGGGCGCTTTTTCCTCTCCGTCCGGCAGGGATTTCCGCGTGGCGAGGGAGGCGTTGGAAACCATGGGCGCGGCCCATTTGGCGGATGTTTCCTATGACGAGACCAGCGGGGGCGAGCGGCAGCTCATTCTTTTTGCCCGGGCTCTGGCCCAGGAGGCGGATATTCTGCTTCTGGACGAGCCCACCTCGCATCTGGATTTCGGCAACCAGGCGCGTACCCTCGCGCTCATTCGTTCCCTTGCCGACCGGGGACTGACCGTGGTTATGACCACCCATTTCCCGGACCACGCCTTTGGCATATCAGAGCGGACCTGCCTGTTGGCCGGGGGACGGGTGCGTGGCAGCGGCCTGACGCGTGAGATTCTGACCCCGGAAGCGTTGACAGACTTGTATGGTCTCGGCGTGGACATCCATAACCTGGAAGGGGAGCGAATCGTCTGCACCGCAAAGGGGGAGGCCGTATGA
- a CDS encoding substrate-binding domain-containing protein, producing the protein MSLTVFSAGSLRKALPAMAEAVGLDLDVLFGPAGLLRRRIEEGERPSLFFSANMDHARAVETLDDYAPARELAVNRLCLFGRREALECGDALAAMLAQENRLGTSTPGADPGGDYAFSVFDRAEAILPGSRERLRAKALPLVGGSLHGKDGPGRSPVPGLFEAGKVDLFLGYRTSALDVVRSVEGLAMVELPPALAVEAIYGVVALRGDPVVAKALALLDSLPATEALEQCGFMRCDGA; encoded by the coding sequence ATGAGTCTGACCGTGTTTTCCGCGGGCAGTCTGCGCAAGGCATTGCCCGCCATGGCCGAGGCCGTCGGGCTCGATCTGGATGTCCTTTTTGGTCCGGCCGGGCTGCTGCGCCGTCGGATCGAGGAAGGAGAGCGTCCTTCTCTGTTCTTCTCCGCAAATATGGATCACGCACGAGCCGTCGAGACCCTGGACGACTATGCGCCAGCACGGGAGCTTGCTGTGAATCGGCTATGCCTGTTCGGGCGGCGCGAGGCGTTGGAGTGCGGCGATGCGCTGGCCGCCATGCTGGCGCAGGAAAACCGGCTGGGCACCTCTACGCCCGGTGCCGATCCCGGTGGAGATTACGCTTTTTCGGTTTTCGACCGGGCCGAGGCGATCCTGCCGGGCAGCCGGGAACGCCTCCGGGCAAAGGCGTTGCCCCTGGTGGGCGGCAGCCTGCACGGCAAAGACGGCCCAGGTCGCTCTCCGGTGCCCGGACTATTCGAGGCGGGCAAGGTTGATCTATTCTTGGGGTACCGTACTTCGGCCTTGGATGTGGTTCGCTCCGTTGAAGGGTTGGCCATGGTGGAGTTGCCTCCGGCTCTGGCTGTGGAGGCGATTTATGGCGTGGTTGCGCTTCGGGGTGATCCCGTTGTCGCCAAGGCGCTGGCCCTGCTTGATTCCCTGCCTGCGACCGAGGCTCTGGAGCAGTGCGGCTTTATGCGCTGTGACGGGGCTTGA